One genomic segment of Clostridium saccharoperbutylacetonicum N1-4(HMT) includes these proteins:
- a CDS encoding CRISPR-associated helicase/endonuclease Cas3: protein MIYYAKTKPMETIKEHTDNVLKEYENLKNTYEIEINNVVRNFMEPEYFWKLLEFCCEYHDYGKCNVQFQNKLRKKIIEMKDIDPKSEEFNEIPCDKHEEIPHNYLSPAFLPTEELKQISEPLRNIIYQAIAYHHERKSIPDQNEIKEYIKNTLDKELDGMNKHMGNNISKVFGGYAGKIENVVRIKERDENYKFYIMLKGLIHRLDHSASAHVKVEEKLQKTVGKCTEDFFKNKDWDFRAPQEFAMKNREDNLLIIASTGIGKTESALLWINDKKGFFTLPLRVSLNALYSRVKDDIGYDSVGLLHSSALEYMEKQGDDEAYKTYEEASLLNKKLSFSTIDQIFKYPFKYLGYEKVLATLAYSRVVIDEIQAYSPEIAAVILYSVKQLIEMGGKFMIMTATLPRIYKDKLKEFNIEFKEEKFISDNDRHKIKLVEDEIINSVEKVSELGRKNKVLVIVNTVDKAIEYYKLLEDKKVNVNLLHSLFNNNDRSKKEEEIKKFTKEGNKECGIWVTTQIVEASLDVDFDYLISEMSTLDSQFQRYGRCFRKRTFKGADPNIFIYTSNASGVGGVYDEEIFNKSIELLMPYDNQILKEAIKVDLVDKLYSKEMLKGTKFLKKFIEACNVLENIIPYENTSREAQKVLRDIDSVRVIPNDLYNKNMNLFDEVIEDRNSDRHKLFREINNLTISIPRQKLKKFSKLNNELRVDPVAKIDNILLINAKYTKEEGLCLGELYDNIF, encoded by the coding sequence TTGATATATTATGCAAAAACTAAACCTATGGAAACAATAAAAGAGCACACAGATAATGTTTTAAAAGAATATGAAAATCTTAAGAATACTTATGAAATTGAAATTAATAATGTGGTTAGAAATTTTATGGAACCAGAATATTTTTGGAAGCTGCTGGAGTTTTGCTGTGAATATCATGACTATGGTAAATGCAATGTGCAATTTCAAAATAAGCTTAGAAAAAAGATAATAGAAATGAAAGATATTGACCCAAAAAGTGAGGAGTTTAATGAGATTCCATGTGATAAACATGAAGAAATTCCACATAACTATCTTTCACCAGCATTTCTTCCAACAGAGGAGTTAAAACAAATTTCAGAACCTCTAAGGAATATTATATATCAAGCTATAGCATATCATCATGAGCGAAAAAGTATTCCAGATCAAAATGAGATAAAAGAATATATAAAAAATACTTTGGACAAAGAATTAGATGGTATGAATAAGCATATGGGCAATAATATAAGCAAGGTATTTGGGGGATATGCAGGAAAGATAGAAAATGTAGTAAGAATTAAAGAGAGAGATGAAAATTATAAATTTTACATTATGCTTAAAGGATTGATTCATAGGTTAGATCATTCTGCATCAGCCCATGTTAAGGTTGAAGAAAAGTTACAGAAAACTGTTGGTAAGTGCACAGAAGATTTTTTTAAGAATAAGGATTGGGATTTTAGAGCTCCACAAGAATTTGCAATGAAAAATAGGGAAGATAATCTTTTAATTATAGCTTCAACAGGTATAGGGAAAACAGAAAGTGCATTGTTATGGATAAATGATAAAAAAGGTTTTTTTACATTGCCATTAAGAGTAAGTTTAAATGCACTATATTCTAGGGTAAAAGATGATATTGGGTATGACAGTGTAGGACTTCTTCATTCAAGTGCTCTAGAATATATGGAAAAGCAAGGAGATGATGAAGCTTACAAAACATATGAAGAGGCTTCACTTTTAAACAAAAAGCTAAGTTTTTCAACTATAGATCAGATATTTAAATATCCTTTTAAATATTTGGGGTATGAAAAGGTATTAGCAACTTTGGCATATTCTAGAGTGGTAATAGATGAAATCCAAGCTTATTCACCAGAGATAGCAGCAGTAATTTTATATTCTGTGAAGCAGTTAATTGAAATGGGTGGAAAGTTTATGATAATGACTGCAACTTTGCCTAGAATTTATAAAGATAAACTTAAAGAGTTTAATATTGAGTTTAAGGAAGAAAAATTTATATCAGATAATGATCGGCACAAAATAAAATTAGTAGAGGATGAGATAATTAATTCTGTTGAGAAAGTTTCTGAACTTGGAAGGAAAAACAAAGTATTAGTTATAGTTAATACAGTTGATAAGGCTATTGAATATTATAAACTGTTAGAAGATAAAAAAGTTAATGTAAACTTATTACACTCGTTATTTAATAACAATGATAGGAGCAAGAAGGAAGAGGAAATTAAGAAGTTTACTAAAGAAGGTAACAAAGAATGTGGAATTTGGGTAACTACTCAAATAGTAGAAGCTTCATTAGATGTTGATTTCGATTATTTAATAAGTGAAATGAGTACCTTAGATAGTCAGTTTCAAAGATATGGAAGATGTTTTAGAAAAAGAACTTTTAAAGGAGCAGATCCGAATATATTTATTTATACTAGTAATGCTTCTGGAGTTGGAGGTGTTTATGATGAGGAGATATTTAATAAAAGCATAGAATTATTAATGCCTTATGATAATCAAATATTAAAAGAAGCAATTAAAGTAGATTTAGTAGATAAATTATATTCAAAAGAAATGTTAAAAGGAACAAAATTTTTAAAGAAGTTTATTGAAGCTTGTAATGTTTTAGAAAATATAATTCCATATGAAAATACAAGCAGAGAAGCTCAAAAAGTATTAAGAGATATAGATTCAGTTAGAGTAATCCCAAATGATTTATATAATAAAAATATGAATTTGTTTGATGAAGTTATTGAAGATAGAAATTCAGATAGACATAAGTTATTCAGAGAAATTAATAACTTAACTATAAGTATTCCAAGACAAAAATTAAAGAAATTTAGTAAGCTAAATAATGAACTTAGGGTTGATCCTGTAGCTAAAATAGATAATATTTTGTTAATTAATGCTAAGTATACAAAGGAAGAAGGATTATGCTTGGGAGAGTTATATGATAATATTTTCTAG
- the cas5b gene encoding type I-B CRISPR-associated protein Cas5b, translated as MKALKLKLYQETVCYKKPYAFKVTETYPLPPYSTVIGMLHGIIGAGKDDYHEMEVSVQGKYEGIFTAYNTTRFYNGDDITSMPLNVHMLYGVSLVIHVVSDEDTLNKIYEGFRTTDTAFTLGRREDLARLDDIKFVELNKLLKEDEFDDEKDIKLKYSMYVPDKYQTSLRGIGYKINKVYRIVNDLRQWGKINVKYVECDESLDNGEYYIDDDSIEKDIAFLA; from the coding sequence ATGAAGGCTTTAAAATTGAAATTATACCAGGAAACTGTTTGTTACAAGAAACCATATGCATTTAAAGTTACAGAAACATATCCACTGCCACCATATTCAACAGTAATTGGAATGCTCCATGGAATTATAGGTGCAGGGAAAGATGATTATCATGAAATGGAAGTATCTGTTCAAGGAAAATATGAAGGGATTTTTACAGCATATAATACAACTAGATTTTATAATGGAGATGACATAACTTCTATGCCATTAAATGTTCATATGCTTTATGGTGTATCTTTAGTAATTCATGTGGTTTCAGATGAAGATACTTTGAATAAAATTTATGAAGGATTTAGAACCACTGATACAGCTTTCACACTTGGAAGGCGTGAAGATTTAGCAAGACTGGATGATATTAAATTTGTAGAATTGAATAAATTGTTAAAAGAAGATGAATTTGATGATGAAAAGGATATTAAATTAAAGTATTCAATGTATGTTCCAGATAAATACCAAACATCTTTAAGAGGTATTGGATACAAAATTAATAAAGTATATAGAATTGTAAATGATCTTAGACAATGGGGAAAGATAAATGTTAAATATGTTGAATGTGATGAATCATTAGATAATGGTGAGTATTATATAGATGATGATTCAATAGAAAAAGATATTGCATTTTTAGCTTAA
- the cas7i gene encoding type I-B CRISPR-associated protein Cas7/Cst2/DevR yields the protein MGKSITCSIIFQGQSLNYGEGIGNISELKKLTRNDGNFYTLATRQALTYDVRRLGEEIFGWNLQTVDKSKGTIQFKNQYTIKDSEEMDLFGYMKTAKKEGDEKGGSAIRPAVARVSTAISLEPYKSDMDFLSNKGFADRIGEHPNLANSEQHLSYYTYTLTIDLDKVGVDGDLNLDNSEKAKRVNQLLDLVKILNRNIRGRQENLSPLFIIGGTYDIANPFFMGRIELEINKGKFNIKTKPLEDALDMTILECNVKDNTNIGVVSGVFGNEEELDKLVKEGVSNIESFFKQLKNKVNAYYGV from the coding sequence ATGGGTAAGTCAATTACATGCAGTATTATATTTCAAGGTCAAAGTTTAAATTATGGTGAGGGAATAGGTAATATTTCAGAATTAAAAAAATTAACTAGAAATGATGGGAATTTTTATACATTAGCTACTAGACAAGCCTTAACTTATGATGTAAGAAGACTTGGTGAAGAGATTTTTGGATGGAATTTGCAAACCGTGGATAAGAGTAAAGGAACAATTCAATTTAAGAATCAGTATACAATAAAAGATTCAGAAGAAATGGATTTGTTTGGATATATGAAAACTGCCAAAAAAGAAGGAGATGAAAAAGGTGGTTCAGCAATTAGACCTGCTGTAGCAAGAGTATCTACAGCTATTTCATTAGAACCATATAAAAGTGATATGGATTTTTTAAGTAACAAAGGATTTGCTGATAGAATAGGTGAACATCCCAATTTAGCAAATAGTGAACAGCACTTAAGCTATTATACGTATACACTCACTATTGATTTAGATAAAGTTGGAGTAGATGGAGATTTAAATTTAGATAATAGTGAAAAGGCAAAGAGAGTTAATCAGTTATTAGATTTAGTAAAAATTCTTAATAGAAATATAAGAGGAAGACAAGAAAATCTATCTCCATTATTTATAATTGGTGGAACATATGATATAGCTAATCCATTTTTTATGGGCAGAATCGAGTTAGAAATTAATAAAGGAAAATTCAATATAAAAACTAAGCCATTAGAAGATGCTTTAGATATGACTATACTTGAATGTAATGTTAAAGACAATACAAATATTGGAGTAGTTTCTGGAGTTTTTGGAAATGAAGAAGAACTAGATAAATTAGTTAAAGAAGGAGTTTCTAATATAGAAAGTTTCTTTAAACAATTAAAGAACAAAGTTAATGCTTATTATGGGGTGTGA
- the cas8a1 gene encoding type I-B CRISPR-associated protein Cas8b1/Cst1, translated as MKIYNSEQWFYKLGIVGFNRIINYNKDYYGLDVDKYNYNVSSDFIEFDSELLEDFPTYYYNYFINEYNVSESMNEKLNKLLGAAKDKDKFQERLNDIKKVIGERNKKIEKLQVAEFDKCKDIHSKIGKVKFEQLAEVEELVKKYEDIVQLEHLNHPMTVINFKSILYNSFFGQISFLNLTHNNKSIDYQKEMFFKDYIKPVLDGEKFSKIIKANDEVELKKYIEIKKEDAAKCPKNELNNIDRVVSIINTALFGKKRKAESVNDVLENYNICRICDDNISFGDDYTDGNFIPLAISNANSKNLFWMFDSRYPICPLCKLVLFCTAAGCTKIFKSYLNDKYDYNDKLYYGFVSIEGDLLELIQGNDNFRNVTKKDGTFEEFILDSVKQNRKISSWQLENILYVEFNADYRSRNSKLNYFNIPTYLARFLRDKDTYTELDNMKNSREKMKIFDLMIQRKDLKHVIDLELRALVNEEAYANRDILRTIRIRNYLKQYKGGCKKVDELAKKNLNYLYFQGVDISKIYRSNNSENKITGLSYRLLNSAKAENKKDFMDTIIRIYMSVDKEIPMIFLEVMKESKLDFEEIAHSFIAGLNSKGKENDDRVEGEN; from the coding sequence GTGAAAATATATAATTCTGAGCAGTGGTTTTATAAGCTAGGAATTGTAGGATTTAATAGAATCATTAATTATAACAAGGATTACTATGGTTTGGATGTAGATAAATATAATTATAATGTTTCAAGTGACTTTATAGAATTTGATTCAGAGCTCTTAGAAGATTTTCCTACTTATTATTATAACTATTTTATAAATGAATATAATGTTTCTGAGTCAATGAATGAAAAACTAAATAAGCTGTTAGGAGCTGCAAAGGATAAAGACAAATTTCAAGAGAGATTAAATGATATCAAAAAAGTTATAGGAGAGAGAAATAAAAAGATAGAAAAATTACAAGTTGCTGAATTTGATAAATGTAAAGATATACATTCCAAGATTGGAAAGGTCAAATTTGAACAGTTAGCAGAAGTTGAAGAATTAGTTAAAAAATACGAAGATATTGTTCAATTAGAACATTTAAATCATCCTATGACTGTAATAAATTTTAAGTCAATTTTATATAATAGTTTCTTTGGACAAATTAGTTTTTTAAATCTTACACATAACAATAAAAGTATTGATTATCAAAAAGAAATGTTTTTTAAAGATTATATAAAACCAGTATTAGATGGAGAAAAGTTTTCAAAAATTATTAAGGCAAATGATGAAGTTGAATTAAAAAAATATATTGAAATAAAAAAAGAAGACGCAGCAAAGTGTCCTAAAAATGAATTGAATAATATAGATAGAGTCGTATCCATTATAAATACAGCATTATTTGGGAAAAAGAGAAAAGCTGAATCTGTTAATGATGTATTAGAGAATTATAATATATGCAGAATCTGCGATGATAATATTTCCTTTGGTGATGACTACACTGATGGAAACTTCATTCCTTTAGCAATAAGTAATGCTAATAGTAAAAATCTTTTTTGGATGTTTGATAGCAGATATCCCATATGTCCATTGTGTAAACTTGTTTTATTTTGTACTGCTGCTGGGTGTACTAAGATATTTAAAAGCTATTTAAATGACAAATATGATTATAATGATAAATTGTATTATGGATTTGTAAGTATAGAGGGAGATCTATTAGAATTGATTCAGGGAAATGATAATTTTAGAAATGTTACTAAGAAAGATGGAACATTTGAAGAATTTATTTTAGATAGTGTAAAGCAAAATAGAAAGATAAGTTCTTGGCAACTTGAAAATATTCTTTATGTAGAGTTTAATGCAGATTATAGATCAAGGAATTCTAAATTAAATTATTTTAATATACCAACATATCTAGCAAGGTTTTTAAGAGATAAAGATACTTATACAGAACTAGATAATATGAAAAATTCAAGAGAAAAAATGAAGATTTTTGATTTGATGATTCAAAGAAAAGATTTAAAGCATGTTATAGATTTAGAACTTAGAGCGTTAGTTAATGAAGAAGCATATGCTAATAGAGATATTTTAAGGACAATTAGAATAAGAAATTACTTAAAACAATATAAAGGAGGTTGCAAAAAGGTGGATGAATTGGCAAAGAAAAATTTAAATTACTTGTATTTTCAAGGTGTTGATATATCTAAAATTTATAGATCAAATAATAGTGAAAATAAAATAACTGGATTGAGCTATCGATTATTAAATTCTGCTAAAGCAGAAAACAAGAAAGATTTTATGGACACAATTATAAGAATATATATGTCTGTAGATAAGGAAATACCAATGATATTTTTAGAAGTTATGAAGGAATCGAAGTTAGATTTTGAAGAAATAGCTCATAGTTTTATTGCTGGATTAAATTCAAAGGGAAAAGAAAATGATGATAGAGTAGAGGGGGAAAATTAA
- the cas6 gene encoding CRISPR-associated endoribonuclease Cas6 — protein MRIKVIFKAEENKFPLSYRMMISSVIKKSLEISDEEYFKNMYYYEEKKNKRIKPFTFSVFFKDYKIEKEEVNLNGQGSIIISTPDYNFGIILYNGLLRLRKHEYKKYKINIEKVLLEKEKLISEGEILCKTLSPINIKSKDNRAVAIEDLEQFNAELNYISNIALETYNGKGLKEELKFTPVKMKKVVAKEKITDFKLLNGKEFIYIEGYAGIFKLQGSIEDLNLLKQLGVGFRRSEGFGLFDLV, from the coding sequence ATGAGGATTAAAGTGATATTTAAAGCGGAAGAAAACAAGTTTCCATTGAGCTACCGAATGATGATTTCTAGTGTAATAAAAAAATCCTTAGAGATATCTGATGAAGAGTATTTCAAAAATATGTATTACTATGAGGAAAAGAAAAATAAAAGAATAAAGCCATTTACTTTTTCTGTATTTTTTAAAGATTACAAAATTGAAAAAGAAGAAGTGAATTTAAATGGACAAGGTTCAATAATTATATCAACACCAGATTATAATTTTGGAATAATTCTTTACAATGGCTTATTAAGATTAAGGAAGCATGAGTATAAAAAATATAAAATAAACATTGAAAAAGTACTTTTGGAGAAAGAAAAATTGATTAGCGAAGGTGAAATTTTATGTAAGACCCTTTCACCAATAAATATTAAGAGTAAAGATAATAGGGCTGTAGCTATTGAGGATTTAGAACAATTTAATGCTGAATTAAACTATATATCTAATATTGCTTTAGAAACTTATAATGGAAAAGGTTTAAAAGAAGAGTTAAAGTTTACTCCAGTAAAAATGAAAAAAGTAGTTGCAAAAGAGAAAATAACAGATTTCAAATTATTAAATGGTAAGGAATTTATATATATAGAAGGCTATGCTGGCATATTTAAATTGCAAGGGAGCATAGAAGATTTAAACTTATTAAAGCAATTGGGGGTTGGATTTAGAAGAAGCGAAGGGTTTGGATTATTTGATTTGGTGTAG
- a CDS encoding helix-turn-helix transcriptional regulator, producing the protein MGNLNNTLKMLFILKSGGTIKAKDIASRLEVDEKQVRRYKENLDEFFDIESISGKNGGYKLNAAYFPFKEVLTEEEVILLKEAISSLDANYIENNPKLIKAIEKINYTIFNSEDEEDSCEQIIPYSRVNRMDRDLKKVSEDIYKNILDNQELIIEYKDNKGESTERRVQPYQFITYKGEKYLVAFCLLRDEIRFFKLRRIMDYKITSEKFQKVVDVKKLLEDYKKNSIGIFGGEKYNLKLEIKYPMANTIKERIWVENQEIDDTVFQDKIIFKATMTGGPEIISWILSMGTCVKVIEPEELKQDIHKKLKEMIKNI; encoded by the coding sequence ATGGGGAATTTGAATAACACATTGAAAATGCTATTTATACTAAAGTCAGGTGGAACAATTAAGGCAAAGGATATCGCCAGCAGATTAGAGGTAGATGAGAAACAGGTGAGGAGATATAAAGAAAATTTAGATGAATTTTTTGATATAGAATCCATATCTGGAAAAAATGGAGGATATAAATTAAATGCAGCATATTTTCCGTTTAAAGAAGTATTGACGGAGGAAGAAGTTATTTTATTGAAAGAAGCAATTTCATCTTTAGATGCTAACTATATTGAAAATAATCCTAAATTAATTAAGGCAATAGAAAAAATAAATTATACTATTTTTAATAGTGAAGATGAAGAAGATTCCTGTGAACAGATTATACCCTATTCAAGAGTAAATAGAATGGATAGGGATCTAAAAAAAGTATCTGAAGACATTTATAAAAATATTCTGGATAATCAAGAACTTATAATAGAGTATAAAGATAATAAAGGTGAGAGTACGGAAAGAAGAGTACAACCATATCAATTTATCACATATAAAGGTGAAAAATACTTAGTGGCTTTTTGTCTTTTGAGGGATGAGATACGCTTTTTTAAGCTTAGGAGAATTATGGATTACAAGATCACTTCTGAAAAATTTCAAAAAGTTGTCGATGTAAAAAAATTGTTAGAAGATTATAAGAAAAACAGTATTGGTATATTTGGAGGTGAAAAATATAATTTGAAGTTAGAAATCAAATATCCAATGGCTAATACAATTAAAGAAAGAATATGGGTTGAAAATCAAGAAATAGATGATACTGTATTTCAAGATAAGATTATATTTAAAGCAACCATGACTGGCGGTCCAGAAATAATATCATGGATTCTTAGCATGGGAACTTGCGTCAAGGTAATTGAGCCAGAAGAATTAAAGCAGGATATTCATAAAAAATTAAAAGAAATGATAAAAAATATTTGA